From one Tsukamurella tyrosinosolvens genomic stretch:
- the nirD gene encoding nitrite reductase small subunit NirD translates to MTTAPFDLHRWTRDWTAACPATRLEPLRGVAVLLPDGAQVALFRLADDSIRAIGNIDPIGRAAVMSRGIVGDRGGFPVVQSPLKKQAFSLLDGRCLDAPGVSIPVYDTRISLDGTVFVANSPDVRFGFRPRPRTV, encoded by the coding sequence ATGACCACCGCACCCTTCGACCTGCACCGCTGGACCCGCGACTGGACCGCCGCCTGCCCGGCGACCCGCCTCGAACCGCTCCGGGGCGTCGCGGTCCTACTCCCCGACGGCGCCCAGGTGGCGCTGTTCCGCCTGGCCGACGACAGCATCCGGGCGATCGGCAACATCGACCCCATCGGCAGAGCCGCGGTGATGTCGCGCGGCATCGTCGGCGACCGGGGCGGCTTCCCGGTGGTGCAGTCGCCGCTGAAGAAGCAGGCGTTCAGCCTGCTCGACGGCCGCTGCCTCGACGCGCCGGGCGTTTCGATCCCGGTGTACGACACCCGGATCTCGCTCGACGGGACCGTCTTCGTCGCGAACTCCCCCGACGTGCGCTTCGGCTTCCGTCCCCGCCCGCGCACGGTGTGA
- a CDS encoding bifunctional nitrate reductase/sulfite reductase flavoprotein subunit alpha, producing the protein MDVQTVCGYCGVGCGLTLQVRDGAVTGSVGTKSHPANRGRLCTKGTTTVDLLAADGRQARAELRTVRGAPRGPVDLADAIAETGRRLREIRDEHGPDAIALYVSGQMTLEAQYLATKLAKGFVRTKWIESNSRLCMASAGTGYKQSLGSDGPPGSYDDLDHADVFLVLGANMADCHPILFLRMMDRVKAGAKLIVVDPRRTATAAKADLHLAVRPGTDLALLNGLLRLLTDRNDLDADFIAAHTEGWEAMPAFLEDYPVDRVAEITGLDAADIERIAELIGGAANWTSLWTMGLNQSTHGTWNTIALCNLHLATGAICRTGSGPFSLTGQPNAMGGREMGYMGPGLPGQRSVLDDDDRARAEALWGLPEGTIRAEAGQGTVEMYRELAAGTVKAAWIICSNPVASMANRSTVIDALRSAELVVVQDAYTGTETAEYADVVLPAALWAETDGVMVNSERSLTRTAAATPPPGDALPDWKLICLIAAELGHGADFDYPDAAAVFEELKAFHNPRTGWDVRGVDHARLAQGPVQWPAAPGGPDRNPIRYLDPDNPDRGPVFATPSGRARFLPRPYLPPAELPDDEYPLILTTGRLAHQWHTMTKTGRVAKLNRLNPAPFLQLNPEDAGRLGVADGAQVRVSSRRGGATLPVAVDDAVRPGVCFAPMHFADAFGEDVAVNAVTNDAVDPESLQPEFKVSAVALTPVPAEPPAPAEAPASPLAAALAPYASGPGELTAEASGFLGGLLTGLSVAPPSGVPTVPGDAPLAPIARAWLEGVLAGVFGGAPQEPAATVTVVWASQTGTAETYAADCAAALRGAGMTATVLGAEQVSPAQLTGTVLFLVATTGDGEAPDNGVALWDALAAAEPGDLSGLRFSVLGFGDPSYADFCGFARKLDARLEHLGAARVAPRASCEPDYAETAATWLGSVMTALDPDAAPPQPAATEPTGHSRTNPLRTRLLESELLSGEGSAKDVRRFTFALPSDALAYRAGDALGIWPVNSGAVIEEFCARTGVQRDAADLDRKDLTRITPELLRFVADRCEVSDELRAILDEPTTFASWTWGRQLLDLLAAHPVEAEPAEWEELLRPLTPRLYSISSSPREDPDRVSITVSVVGFEHDGRRRGGTCSTHLAGLDAGGEVDVFVQPTRGFLPPEDADAPAIMIGPGTGIAPFRGFLHDRARSGATGPNWLFFGEQHEATDFYYRAELDALAADGVLTRVDTAFSRDTPRKVYVQDRMREHAAELWEWIRRGAHVYVCGDAARMARDVDEALRGIVAEHGHMAPRSADAYLAALSAERRYVRDVY; encoded by the coding sequence ATGGATGTGCAGACGGTGTGCGGGTACTGCGGGGTGGGCTGCGGCCTCACCCTGCAGGTGCGCGACGGTGCCGTCACGGGCTCCGTCGGCACGAAGAGTCACCCGGCCAACCGGGGCAGGCTGTGCACCAAGGGCACCACCACGGTCGACCTGCTCGCCGCGGACGGGCGGCAGGCCCGCGCCGAGCTTCGCACGGTCCGGGGCGCGCCGCGCGGCCCCGTCGACCTCGCTGACGCGATCGCGGAGACCGGTCGGCGGCTACGGGAGATCCGCGACGAGCACGGGCCGGACGCCATCGCCCTCTACGTGAGCGGGCAGATGACGCTGGAGGCGCAGTACCTCGCCACCAAGCTGGCGAAGGGCTTCGTCCGTACCAAGTGGATCGAATCCAACTCGCGGCTGTGCATGGCCAGCGCCGGCACCGGGTACAAGCAGTCCCTCGGCTCCGACGGCCCGCCCGGCAGCTACGACGACCTCGACCACGCCGACGTCTTCCTCGTCCTGGGCGCCAACATGGCCGACTGCCATCCCATCCTGTTCCTGCGGATGATGGACCGGGTCAAGGCCGGCGCGAAGCTCATCGTGGTCGACCCGCGGCGTACCGCCACCGCCGCGAAGGCGGACCTGCACCTCGCCGTCCGCCCCGGCACCGACCTCGCGCTGCTCAACGGCCTCCTCCGCCTGCTGACCGACCGGAACGACCTGGACGCGGATTTCATCGCCGCCCACACCGAGGGGTGGGAGGCCATGCCCGCCTTCCTCGAGGACTACCCGGTCGATCGCGTCGCCGAGATCACCGGGCTCGACGCCGCCGACATCGAGCGCATCGCCGAGCTCATCGGGGGCGCCGCGAACTGGACGAGCCTGTGGACCATGGGCCTGAACCAGTCGACGCACGGCACCTGGAACACGATCGCCCTCTGCAACCTGCACCTCGCCACCGGCGCGATCTGCCGGACCGGATCGGGTCCGTTCAGCCTCACCGGCCAGCCGAACGCGATGGGCGGCCGCGAGATGGGCTACATGGGGCCCGGCCTGCCCGGCCAGCGGTCCGTCCTCGACGACGACGACCGCGCCCGCGCCGAGGCCCTCTGGGGCCTGCCGGAGGGCACGATCCGCGCCGAGGCCGGCCAGGGCACCGTCGAGATGTATCGGGAGCTCGCCGCCGGAACCGTCAAGGCGGCATGGATCATCTGCAGCAACCCGGTGGCGTCGATGGCGAACCGCTCCACCGTGATCGACGCCCTGCGCTCCGCGGAGCTGGTGGTCGTACAGGACGCGTACACCGGCACCGAGACCGCGGAGTACGCGGACGTCGTGCTACCCGCCGCACTCTGGGCCGAGACCGACGGGGTGATGGTCAACTCGGAGCGCTCCCTCACCCGCACCGCGGCCGCCACCCCGCCGCCCGGCGACGCGCTGCCCGACTGGAAGCTGATCTGCCTCATCGCCGCCGAGCTCGGGCACGGCGCCGATTTCGACTACCCCGACGCGGCCGCGGTCTTCGAGGAGCTCAAGGCCTTCCACAATCCGCGGACCGGCTGGGACGTGCGCGGCGTCGACCATGCCCGCCTCGCGCAGGGCCCGGTGCAGTGGCCCGCGGCGCCCGGCGGGCCCGACCGGAACCCGATCCGCTACCTGGACCCCGACAACCCCGACCGGGGCCCGGTCTTCGCCACGCCGTCGGGCCGTGCCCGCTTCCTCCCCCGGCCCTACCTACCGCCCGCCGAACTGCCCGACGACGAGTACCCACTGATCCTCACCACCGGCCGCCTCGCGCACCAGTGGCACACCATGACCAAGACGGGCCGCGTCGCCAAGCTCAACCGCCTCAACCCCGCGCCCTTCCTCCAGCTCAATCCCGAGGACGCCGGCCGCCTCGGCGTCGCCGACGGCGCGCAGGTGCGGGTCTCCAGCAGACGCGGCGGCGCGACGTTGCCGGTCGCGGTGGACGACGCCGTCCGCCCCGGAGTCTGCTTCGCCCCCATGCACTTCGCCGACGCCTTCGGAGAGGATGTGGCCGTGAACGCGGTGACCAACGACGCCGTCGACCCCGAGTCCCTGCAGCCCGAGTTCAAGGTGAGCGCGGTCGCGCTGACCCCGGTGCCGGCGGAACCGCCCGCCCCGGCGGAGGCCCCGGCGTCCCCGCTCGCGGCGGCGCTCGCGCCGTACGCCTCCGGCCCGGGCGAGCTGACCGCCGAGGCATCGGGCTTCCTCGGCGGCCTGCTCACGGGCCTGAGCGTGGCGCCGCCGTCGGGCGTGCCGACGGTGCCCGGGGACGCCCCGCTCGCCCCGATCGCCCGGGCCTGGCTCGAGGGCGTCCTGGCGGGCGTCTTCGGCGGCGCGCCGCAGGAACCTGCGGCGACGGTGACCGTCGTCTGGGCGTCCCAGACGGGTACCGCGGAGACCTACGCGGCGGACTGTGCGGCGGCGCTGCGCGGCGCGGGCATGACGGCGACGGTCCTCGGCGCCGAACAGGTCTCGCCCGCCCAGCTGACGGGCACCGTGCTGTTCCTGGTCGCCACGACCGGCGACGGCGAGGCGCCCGACAACGGCGTCGCGCTGTGGGATGCCCTGGCCGCGGCGGAGCCGGGCGACCTGAGCGGTCTGCGGTTCTCCGTCCTGGGCTTCGGCGACCCCTCGTACGCCGACTTCTGCGGCTTCGCCCGCAAGCTGGACGCCCGCCTCGAACACCTCGGGGCCGCCCGGGTCGCGCCGCGCGCGTCCTGCGAGCCCGACTACGCCGAGACCGCCGCCACCTGGCTGGGCTCCGTGATGACCGCGCTGGATCCGGATGCCGCGCCGCCGCAGCCCGCCGCGACGGAGCCGACGGGTCACTCCCGGACCAACCCGCTGCGCACCCGGCTGCTCGAGTCCGAGTTGCTCTCCGGCGAGGGGTCGGCGAAGGACGTGCGCCGCTTCACCTTCGCCCTCCCGTCCGACGCGCTCGCCTACCGCGCCGGCGACGCGTTGGGGATCTGGCCGGTGAACTCGGGGGCCGTCATCGAGGAGTTCTGCGCCCGCACCGGCGTGCAGCGCGACGCCGCCGACCTGGACCGCAAGGACCTCACGCGCATCACCCCCGAACTGCTGCGGTTCGTCGCGGACCGCTGCGAGGTGAGCGACGAACTGCGCGCGATCCTCGACGAGCCCACGACGTTCGCCTCCTGGACCTGGGGCAGGCAGCTGCTCGACCTGCTCGCCGCGCACCCGGTCGAGGCCGAACCGGCGGAGTGGGAGGAGCTTCTGCGGCCGCTCACCCCGCGGCTGTACTCGATCTCGTCGAGCCCGCGCGAGGACCCCGACCGCGTCTCGATCACCGTCTCCGTCGTGGGCTTCGAGCACGACGGGCGGCGCCGCGGCGGCACCTGCTCGACGCACCTCGCGGGCCTCGACGCGGGCGGCGAGGTGGACGTCTTCGTGCAGCCGACCCGCGGTTTCCTCCCGCCGGAGGACGCCGACGCACCGGCGATCATGATCGGCCCGGGCACGGGCATCGCTCCCTTCCGCGGCTTCCTGCACGACCGGGCACGCAGCGGCGCGACGGGGCCGAACTGGCTGTTCTTCGGCGAGCAGCACGAGGCCACGGACTTCTACTACCGCGCGGAGCTGGACGCCCTCGCGGCCGACGGGGTGCTCACCCGGGTCGACACCGCCTTCTCCCGGGACACGCCCCGGAAGGTGTACGTGCAGGACCGGATGCGCGAGCACGCCGCCGAGTTGTGGGAGTGGATCCGGCGCGGCGCGCACGTCTACGTGTGCGGCGACGCGGCCCGCATGGCCCGCGACGTGGACGAGGCCCTGCGCGGTATCGTCGCCGAACACGGCCACATGGCCCCGCGGAGCGCGGACGCCTACCTGGCGGCGCTGTCCGCCGAACGGAGATACGTGCGTGACGTCTACTGA
- a CDS encoding NTP transferase domain-containing protein yields the protein MTSTDPDPAASCDAAVVVAGGGARRLGRDKPEVVIGGRRLLDAAVAAAGGAPTVVVGPPRAVPAGVAVVREDPPGGGPLAAIAAGLAAVPPGARTIAVLAADLPDVEASDLARLAALRAATDAPVALAEDRHGRAQYLLAVWDAAALRAAVAGIDSAAGGPVRAIVPPDAPRLRLPLADVDTPGDLARAEASPLAVRRLLRATLPALPAAGGPPVLGSVLAEPLAAAAPFPPFDQSAMDGWAAAGPPPWRAVDGATLAGHAAPPLAVGAAVRIATGARLPAGADRVIRDEEISRDGPLLTCIDPGRNDVRPAGSAWPAGAVLAPAGTAVDPVLISLATAAGVDAVAARGPVRIRLHSSGDEVGATGGAGLPETAWGPVAATFGAVGCEVLRGPHLPDAPASFRAALLPDGADVVAIIGATGRGAADRLRGALSETGATLLVDGVDVRPGGSLLVATVPDGPIVLGLGGNPMAAMLGAALLARPVRAALLCEAPRAAELLPLADANLDDRWRMLPVEPDGAGRWRVPATVATPHLRDAVARRAVALVPPLARPGDLAERLA from the coding sequence GTGACGTCTACTGACCCCGACCCGGCCGCGTCCTGCGACGCGGCCGTCGTCGTGGCCGGTGGCGGCGCCCGCCGCCTCGGGCGGGACAAGCCCGAGGTCGTGATCGGCGGACGGCGGCTCCTCGACGCCGCGGTCGCCGCGGCCGGCGGGGCCCCGACCGTCGTCGTGGGTCCGCCGCGGGCGGTGCCGGCGGGCGTCGCGGTGGTCCGGGAGGATCCGCCGGGCGGCGGGCCGCTCGCCGCGATCGCGGCCGGACTCGCCGCCGTTCCTCCGGGCGCGCGGACGATCGCGGTGCTGGCCGCGGACCTGCCCGACGTGGAAGCGTCGGACCTCGCCCGTCTCGCCGCGCTCCGCGCCGCGACCGATGCGCCGGTCGCCCTGGCCGAGGACCGGCACGGGCGCGCCCAGTACCTGCTCGCGGTGTGGGACGCCGCCGCGCTCCGCGCCGCCGTCGCCGGGATCGACAGCGCCGCGGGCGGCCCCGTCCGCGCGATCGTGCCGCCCGACGCACCGCGACTGCGCCTGCCGCTCGCGGACGTCGACACCCCGGGGGACCTGGCCCGGGCCGAGGCATCGCCCCTCGCGGTCCGCCGCCTCCTCCGGGCCACCCTTCCCGCGCTGCCGGCGGCGGGCGGGCCGCCGGTGCTCGGTTCGGTCCTCGCGGAGCCACTCGCAGCCGCCGCACCCTTCCCGCCGTTCGACCAGTCCGCGATGGACGGCTGGGCGGCGGCGGGCCCGCCGCCGTGGCGGGCGGTCGACGGCGCCACGCTCGCCGGCCACGCCGCGCCGCCGCTGGCGGTCGGCGCCGCGGTGCGCATCGCGACGGGCGCGCGCCTGCCCGCTGGGGCCGATCGCGTGATCCGGGACGAGGAGATCTCGCGGGACGGCCCCCTCCTGACCTGTATCGATCCGGGCCGCAACGACGTCCGCCCGGCGGGCTCGGCGTGGCCGGCCGGAGCGGTGCTCGCCCCCGCGGGCACCGCGGTCGACCCGGTGCTGATCTCCCTGGCGACCGCGGCCGGTGTCGACGCGGTCGCCGCCCGCGGGCCCGTGCGGATCCGCCTGCACTCCTCCGGCGACGAGGTCGGCGCGACGGGCGGCGCCGGCCTCCCGGAGACAGCGTGGGGCCCCGTCGCCGCGACGTTCGGCGCCGTCGGCTGCGAGGTCCTGCGCGGCCCGCACCTGCCGGACGCGCCCGCCTCCTTCCGCGCCGCGCTCCTGCCCGACGGGGCCGACGTCGTCGCGATCATCGGCGCCACCGGCCGCGGGGCCGCGGACCGGCTGCGCGGCGCGCTCTCCGAGACCGGCGCGACGCTGCTCGTCGACGGGGTGGACGTGCGCCCCGGCGGCTCCCTCCTCGTGGCGACGGTGCCGGACGGCCCGATCGTGCTGGGCCTGGGCGGCAACCCGATGGCGGCGATGCTGGGGGCCGCACTCCTGGCGCGGCCCGTGCGCGCCGCACTCCTTTGCGAGGCGCCGCGCGCGGCCGAACTGCTCCCCCTCGCCGACGCCAACCTCGACGACCGCTGGCGCATGCTGCCCGTGGAGCCCGACGGCGCGGGCCGCTGGCGCGTTCCGGCGACCGTCGCGACACCGCACCTGCGCGACGCCGTGGCCCGCCGCGCCGTCGCCCTCGTTCCCCCGCTCGCGCGCCCCGGGGACCTCGCCGAACGCCTGGCCTGA
- a CDS encoding LLM class flavin-dependent oxidoreductase, with amino-acid sequence MTAASFSVSIPQILDGDFDAAGVRDYLVRAEELGFEGAWTSEQTVGGAAMLAPLELLSWPAACTSRLRLGVAVIVSSLHDPLQLAAAATAVDRLSHGRLDLGVGSGGDFRPFAAFGVARETFIASYTEGIELMKAAWADDPIVTFHGRFRDADGVSIPLKPVQRPHPPLWFGGGAPKALARAVRLGDGFMGAGSSTTAHFRGAVAAVREELAGQGRDDAGFRIGKRVYLVVDDDADRARRAADEGLFRIYGAMAARFGDVAVTGTPEQVADGLREVVDAGAQTILLNPMGFDVAADREQLERLHAEVLPLLG; translated from the coding sequence ATGACCGCCGCGAGTTTCTCCGTCTCGATCCCACAGATCCTCGACGGGGACTTCGACGCCGCCGGCGTCCGGGACTACCTCGTCCGCGCGGAAGAGCTCGGCTTCGAGGGCGCGTGGACGTCGGAGCAGACGGTGGGCGGCGCGGCGATGCTCGCACCGCTGGAGCTGCTGTCCTGGCCCGCCGCGTGCACGAGCCGGCTGCGCCTCGGGGTGGCGGTCATCGTCTCCTCGCTGCACGATCCGCTGCAGCTGGCGGCCGCGGCCACCGCGGTCGACCGGCTCAGCCACGGTCGCCTCGACCTCGGCGTGGGATCGGGCGGCGACTTCCGGCCGTTCGCCGCGTTCGGCGTCGCTCGCGAGACCTTCATCGCCTCGTACACCGAGGGCATCGAGCTCATGAAGGCCGCGTGGGCCGACGACCCGATCGTGACGTTCCACGGGCGGTTCCGCGACGCCGACGGGGTGTCGATCCCGCTGAAGCCCGTGCAGCGGCCGCACCCGCCGCTGTGGTTCGGTGGAGGCGCCCCGAAGGCGCTCGCCCGCGCCGTGCGCCTCGGCGACGGGTTCATGGGCGCGGGGTCGTCGACCACCGCGCACTTCCGGGGCGCGGTCGCCGCAGTCCGCGAGGAACTGGCGGGGCAGGGCCGGGACGACGCCGGGTTCCGGATCGGCAAGCGCGTGTACCTGGTCGTCGACGACGACGCCGACCGCGCGCGCCGCGCGGCGGACGAGGGACTGTTCCGGATCTACGGCGCGATGGCGGCCCGGTTCGGCGACGTCGCGGTGACGGGGACACCGGAACAGGTCGCCGACGGCCTGCGCGAGGTCGTCGACGCGGGCGCGCAGACCATCCTGCTCAACCCGATGGGATTCGACGTCGCCGCCGACCGCGAGCAGCTGGAACGGCTGCACGCCGAGGTCCTCCCCCTGCTCGGCTGA
- a CDS encoding fibronectin type III domain-containing protein → MSTRTVRTSRSCGARFSRAVVAGGAVACGVLAVAAPASAVPSGGQVLCAVGQPCIDNLYQTGTTIVVEWRGDQEWDGYNVRWSRPGRAETQHAVAGGRAGSFRINDVHPGVTYSVKVQGCETHVLSSSTCSPWEEASITVRSSLPYGPDTCKQGFVWREARSSDHVCVTPSTRTATVEENRLASSRRQPGGGAYGPNTCRQGFVWREAYSGDVVCVTPASRTRAAADNAAAPSRRVLG, encoded by the coding sequence ATGAGCACGAGGACAGTCAGGACCAGTCGCTCCTGCGGCGCGCGGTTCAGCCGGGCGGTGGTCGCCGGGGGCGCCGTCGCGTGCGGCGTGCTCGCCGTCGCGGCGCCCGCATCGGCGGTGCCGTCCGGCGGTCAGGTGCTGTGCGCCGTGGGGCAGCCGTGCATCGACAACCTGTATCAGACGGGGACCACGATCGTCGTCGAGTGGCGCGGCGATCAGGAGTGGGACGGGTACAACGTCCGGTGGAGTCGCCCGGGGCGGGCGGAGACGCAGCACGCCGTGGCCGGGGGCCGGGCGGGGAGCTTCCGGATCAACGACGTGCACCCGGGCGTCACCTACTCGGTGAAGGTCCAGGGCTGCGAGACCCACGTCCTGAGCAGCTCGACGTGCTCGCCCTGGGAGGAGGCGTCGATCACGGTCCGCTCGAGCCTGCCGTACGGCCCGGACACCTGTAAGCAGGGCTTCGTCTGGCGTGAGGCCCGCTCCTCCGATCATGTCTGCGTGACGCCGTCGACCCGGACCGCGACGGTCGAGGAGAACCGGCTCGCGTCGTCCCGCCGGCAGCCGGGCGGCGGGGCGTACGGGCCCAACACCTGCCGGCAGGGCTTCGTGTGGCGGGAGGCGTACTCCGGCGACGTGGTGTGCGTGACCCCGGCTTCGCGGACCCGTGCCGCAGCGGACAACGCCGCGGCGCCGAGCCGCCGGGTGCTCGGGTGA
- the nirB gene encoding nitrite reductase large subunit NirB: MVTQRTVVVVGHGMVGHRFVEALRARDEAGAWRIVVLGEEADGAYDRVGLSSYIGAWDRSELALAGNDYAGDPLVELRLGAKVTGIDRTARTVTTADGAVAYDALVLATGSYAFVPPVPGHDLPGCHVYRTLDDLDALRADADDALARSAEPVGMVVGGGLLGLEAANALRTLGLRPHVVEVNPRLMPQQVDTGGGEHLARMIGDLGIDITLSSGTVDIAPGEHGLAVTLKDESVVDAAVVVFAAGVRPRDELAREAGLTVGERGGVITDLSCATSDPAVYAIGEVAAIEGRCYGLVGPGYATAEVVADRLLGGDALFPGADLSTKLKLLGVDVASFGDALGTTPGALDVVVSDPIGGTYAKLVLSDDASTLLGGVLVGDASQYGVLRPLVGSSLPGDPVSLIAPAGDGSPGIGVGALPDAAQVCSCNDVSKGTLCAAIADGACTVAELKGCTNAGTSCGSCVPLLSQLLEAEGVTVSKSLCEHFTQSRAELFELVQASGIRTFSGLIDRFGSGTGCDLCKPTVASILASTSSDHILSGEQASLQDSNDHFLANIQRNGTYSVVPRMPGGDVTAEQLIVIGEIARDFGLYTKITGGQRIDMFGATVDQLPLIWRRLVDAGMESGQAYGKSLRTVKSCVGSDWCRYGQQDSVQMAIDLELRYRGLRSPHKIKMGVSGCARECAEARGKDVGVIATESGWNLYVGGNGGMTPKHAQLLAGDLDRETLIKYVDRFLMYYIRTADRLQRTAPWVEALDGGIDRLREVVIDDALGLNADFEATVERHVDGYGCEWKGVLDDPDKLARFVSFVNAPGAPDPTVDFGEKNGRKVPILLGTPTPSMPPREDRA; the protein is encoded by the coding sequence ATGGTCACCCAGCGCACCGTCGTCGTGGTGGGTCACGGCATGGTCGGGCACAGGTTCGTGGAGGCGCTGCGCGCCCGCGACGAGGCGGGGGCCTGGCGGATCGTCGTCCTGGGCGAGGAGGCCGACGGAGCCTACGACCGGGTGGGGCTCTCGTCCTACATCGGCGCGTGGGACCGCTCCGAGCTGGCGCTCGCCGGCAACGACTACGCGGGCGATCCGCTGGTGGAGCTGCGGCTCGGCGCGAAGGTGACCGGCATCGACCGGACCGCGCGGACGGTGACCACGGCCGACGGCGCCGTCGCCTACGACGCCCTCGTGCTCGCCACCGGCTCGTACGCCTTCGTTCCGCCCGTCCCGGGCCACGACCTGCCGGGATGTCACGTCTACCGCACCCTCGACGACCTGGACGCGCTCCGTGCCGACGCGGACGACGCGCTGGCCCGCTCGGCCGAGCCCGTCGGCATGGTGGTCGGCGGCGGCCTGCTCGGCCTGGAGGCTGCCAACGCGCTCCGCACGCTGGGCCTCCGGCCGCACGTCGTGGAGGTCAACCCGCGGCTGATGCCGCAGCAGGTCGACACCGGCGGCGGCGAACACCTGGCCCGCATGATCGGCGACCTCGGCATCGACATCACCCTCTCGTCCGGCACCGTCGACATCGCCCCCGGCGAACACGGGCTCGCTGTGACGCTCAAGGACGAGAGCGTCGTGGACGCGGCCGTCGTCGTCTTCGCCGCGGGTGTCCGACCGCGCGACGAGCTCGCCCGCGAGGCCGGGCTGACCGTCGGCGAGCGCGGCGGCGTCATCACCGACCTCTCCTGCGCCACCTCGGATCCCGCGGTCTACGCCATCGGCGAGGTCGCGGCGATCGAGGGCCGCTGCTACGGCCTCGTCGGCCCCGGCTACGCGACGGCCGAGGTGGTCGCGGACCGCCTGCTCGGCGGCGACGCGCTGTTCCCGGGCGCGGACCTGTCGACCAAGCTCAAGCTGCTCGGCGTGGACGTGGCCTCCTTCGGCGACGCCCTGGGCACCACGCCCGGCGCCCTCGACGTGGTGGTCAGCGACCCGATCGGCGGCACCTACGCCAAGCTGGTGCTCTCCGACGACGCCTCGACGCTGCTCGGCGGCGTGCTCGTGGGCGACGCCTCGCAGTACGGCGTGCTGCGCCCGCTCGTCGGGTCGTCGCTGCCGGGCGACCCGGTCTCGCTGATCGCCCCCGCGGGCGACGGCTCCCCCGGGATCGGCGTCGGGGCACTCCCCGACGCGGCGCAGGTCTGCTCGTGCAACGACGTCTCGAAGGGCACGCTGTGTGCGGCGATCGCCGACGGCGCGTGCACGGTCGCCGAGCTCAAGGGCTGCACCAACGCGGGCACGTCCTGCGGCTCCTGCGTGCCGCTGCTCTCGCAGCTGCTCGAGGCCGAGGGCGTCACCGTCTCGAAGTCGCTGTGCGAGCACTTCACCCAGTCCCGGGCCGAGCTCTTCGAGCTCGTCCAGGCGAGCGGTATCCGCACCTTCTCCGGCCTCATCGACCGCTTCGGCTCGGGCACGGGCTGCGACCTCTGCAAGCCGACCGTGGCGTCGATCCTCGCGTCCACCAGCTCGGACCACATCCTGTCCGGCGAGCAGGCGTCGCTGCAGGACAGCAACGACCACTTCCTCGCGAACATCCAGCGCAACGGCACCTACTCGGTGGTGCCGCGGATGCCGGGCGGCGACGTCACGGCGGAGCAGCTCATCGTGATCGGCGAGATCGCCCGCGATTTCGGGCTGTACACCAAGATCACGGGCGGCCAGCGCATCGACATGTTCGGCGCGACCGTCGACCAGCTGCCGCTGATCTGGCGGCGCCTGGTGGACGCCGGCATGGAATCCGGCCAGGCCTACGGCAAGTCGCTGCGCACCGTGAAGAGCTGCGTGGGCAGCGACTGGTGCCGCTACGGCCAGCAGGACTCGGTGCAGATGGCCATCGACCTCGAGCTCCGCTACCGCGGCCTGCGGTCGCCGCACAAGATCAAGATGGGCGTCTCCGGCTGCGCCCGCGAGTGTGCGGAGGCCCGAGGCAAGGACGTCGGGGTGATCGCCACGGAGTCCGGCTGGAACCTGTACGTGGGCGGCAACGGCGGGATGACGCCGAAACACGCGCAGCTCCTCGCGGGTGACCTCGACCGGGAGACGCTGATCAAGTACGTCGACCGATTCCTCATGTACTACATCCGCACGGCCGACCGGCTGCAGCGGACGGCGCCGTGGGTCGAGGCCCTGGACGGCGGCATCGACCGGCTGCGGGAGGTCGTCATCGACGACGCGCTCGGCCTCAACGCCGACTTCGAGGCCACCGTCGAGCGGCACGTCGACGGCTACGGCTGCGAATGGAAGGGCGTCCTCGACGACCCGGACAAGCTCGCCCGGTTCGTCTCCTTCGTCAACGCCCCCGGCGCCCCCGATCCGACCGTCGACTTCGGCGAGAAGAACGGCCGCAAGGTGCCCATCCTGCTGGGCACCCCGACCCCGTCCATGCCCCCGAGGGAGGACCGCGCATGA